CGGCGAATGTCACGATTGTAATCAAAGTACTCCACGCGCAAACCCGGAGTAACGGAGAACGCATCCGTTAGATTGAAACGGTTCTGTAGAAAAGCACTCAGCGCGTGTCCGGTTCTGATTTCATCATCGCGCAGCAAGCCTGACTGCGGGCTGTTGATGGTGCCGTTGACCCGCTGTTCAAAGGCGCGCTCGTACAGGTAGCGCATACCGGCGTCGAGCTCATTTCGGATTCCGCCCAGCTCATAATTCACGGAAATACGCGGCTCAATGCCCAGTACTTCGAACTGACGGTTGCGGTTTCCGGTGCTGTTCCGGAAAAACAGGGCGCCCCCTTCAACCGATGGATCACCAACGATTCGGGCATAATCCCGGTCAGGATTGAAAACGGTGTCGAAATCCTGACGGCTCCAGTTTCTGGTTGTCGTGTAGCCGTAGGCGGTAGTACGGAACGTCACGTTTTCATTAAGGAAGAAGTCATGGCTCACACTTGCTGAATAACGCCGGATATCGAGAAGGTCATCCGGGGCAAGGTGGGTGAAGTCAAAGTTTCCGCTGTCGAACATCGCTTGCGAGAGACCTACATACGTAGAGTTGGAGGTTTCGTCGTATAAACCGAGTTTTATACCTACAACAGATCTGTCACTTAAAACAAGTTTTAGCTTGGTACTCAGGTCATGGATTCCAAAATCGAGCAGACCGACTTCATCACCTTGCCGGCGAAGATAGGTAACCTGCACCCCGGTATTGCCGACGGTGTTGCCGTAGGAGAGTCTGCTGGTTAAGAAACCGCCCTCACCGCCACGCAGATGAATGGAAGCTGTCGGCACCGGCGGTGGATCAGCGGTAATAAAATTGATAACCCCGCCGAAGGTCTGCGGCCCAAACAGGATAGATCCGCTGCCCTTCACCACTTCAACACCACTCATGCGGTCCATGGAAGGGGTGTAGTACATTTCCGGCTCTCCATAGGGCGCGAGGGCAACCGGGATGCCATCTTCGAGCACCAGGACAGAGCGGCTCACACTTGGGTCGAGACCCCGAACGCCGATATTGGCTCTCAGCCCCAGGCCGTCCTGCTCAACCGCATGGATTCCCGGAATTCTGCGAAGAACTTCCTGTCCGCTAAGAGGAGCTATTTCGGCAATCTGACGCTCCGTAATCACAGCTGCGGAACCCGGTACACGTGCCAGACGCTCAGGCTGCTGACCTATCAGCGTTATACCCGGCATATCAAATTGCCGGGAAAGCACAAAATTGACGATTGTTTCTTCACCGCTGCGAACGGTTACGGTGCGCTCCTCGGGTTTGTAGCCAACGTAGCTTGCTACAAGTGTGACCTGACCGGCAGGCACGTTTTCAAGCAAATAGCGCCCCTCGATGGTTGTGGCAGTGCCAACGGTTGTACCGCTTATCACGATGTTTACACCGATGAGGGTTTCGCCTGAACCTGAGGTTACCGTTCCGCTTACAGAGCCGGTTTGCTGGGCAAATAAGGTGACAGGCGTGATAAACAGTGCAATTAAAATAAACTGAAGTAAACTGGTGTACCGATTAATCATGGTATCATACAATGTAAATTACAATTGAGGTGAGAAGTCATTAAGGATATTCAGGGGTCTTGTACCTGATTGATTATGGTTCAAGTCAGTCGTCCAAAACCAGCCCTTAAATAGACTGAATAAAAATAGGGCGAGGTCAAACTACCATGCAAATTTATTTTTAAGTAGTCTAAATAAGACATAAGGATATTAAGCAATTGAATATCATACTCTTAGGCGATGCTCAATTGTCTAATCTAATTTTTATATTTGAATTCACACTTTGAATTAAGGAATTTATTTCATGCAACTAAGGTGCAATACACTAATAGCAGGTGCAGGTATCAGCGGACTCACAGCTGCCTTTTACATCACCCAAAAAGATCCCGAAACTTTTGTACTCTTCGACGGGAATAAGCCGGGCGGCGCGATTTCTACCCTGCATCGCGACGGCTGGACGCTCGAAACCGGACCCAACACCATCGTTCTCACCAACACCTACCTGAATAAGCTCATTGCCGACCTGAACCTTGAACCCGAACTACTCACCGCTGACCGCGTTGCCGGGAACCGTTTTATCGTACGGAATAAAACCCTGATTCCGCTACCCGGCGGACCCGGAGCTTTCTTGAAAACGCCGCTCTTCAGCACCAAAGCCAAGCTCCGGCTTTTTGCCGAGCCCTTCATCAAAAGGGGCACCAATCCCGATGAGTCGCTTGCCAATTTCGTGCGCCGCCGTCTCGGGGAAGAGTTTCTAACCTATGCCATCAACCCGTTCGTGGCCGGCGTGTATGCGGGCAATCCGGAGAATTTATCCGCACGCCTTGCTTTTCCGATGCTCACCGTGCTCGAACAAAAGTACGGCTCCCTGATCAAAGGACAATTCCGAATCAAGCCGGAGGATCGCAAACCCGGCGACCTGCCCCGTGCAAAAGCGCCAATGGTAACTTTCAAACAGGGAAATCAGACCCTCACCGACCGCATGGCCGCGGCACTCGGGGACAGACTCAAGCCGCAATCACGCATCACGCGCATCACCAAACACGTGGGCACCGATGCCCGATTTGAAATTGAAACGCAATCCGGAAACCTGTACCGGTGTCAGCAGCTTTTGCTCACCCTGCCGCTTCATGCCCTGCGCAACGTAAGCTGGGAAGGTTTCGGAAATGAAAACCCGGCAAAGCTGTTACCGGAAGTCACACATCCCCCGCTGAATGTCGTGCACCTCGGATTTCGCCGCGAAGCTGTCCGGCACCCGCTCGATGGCTTCGGCATGCTCATCCCTGAAGCTGAAAACATGCAGATTCTGGGGTGTCTGTTCAACAGCAGCCTCTTCCCGGACCGCACCCCCGACGACAAGCAATTCGTGCTTTTGACCTGTTTTATCGGCGGCAGCCGGAATCCCGACTTTGCCATGGAAAGCGAAGCCGATGTGTACCGGCGCGTTCTCGAAGACATCAGTCAGTTACTCGGCACACGGGGCGAACCCGCACTCAAACATCTCACACGCTGGCCCAAAGCCATTCCGCAATACAGCACAAGCTATCAGCAGGTTTACGAAGCGCTCGAACGTATGGAGCAAAAACATAGCGGACTCCACTTTCTCGGCAACTTCAGAAACGGCATAGCGGTGCCGGACTGCGTGCGCAACGCCATGCGGTTTGCCGAAAATTTTACCCCGGCAACAACAACCTGATAAATGCTTGGCAGCTCGGCTACCGGCTACCGAAGCATAACGATCTTTCATTTTTTTGGGGAAAACTCCGTGAACATCAGGAGCTTGGGCGACAGATTGAGAACCCCCAAACCTGCGCGAGACGCCTTGCTTTTTGGACTCCGTGCCAGCAAACTATCGCCGTGCTAAACCCCACTGATTGCAGGCAGAAAAAAAGCCGGAACTGTGGGGCAGCACCGGCTTCTTTTGCTGAATTCGTTTATGGTATCAGGCATTCATCACCACAGAACCCGCAAGCGCTGGGTTCGAAGTAAAGGTGAGCTCCGTTATCTCCGGACGCACAAGGCGAATTGGTGCACCCACAAGACCTACTCCGACATTCACATAAAGGTGCCGGTCTTCTTTGGTATAATGACCGCGGGAATAGGGATGAAACCAATCAATCGGATAAAGCTCGAGTCCCGCTATATTGAAGCCGATTTGCCCGCCGTGTGTATGCCCGGCAAGCGTCAGGCTGATGTCTTTGGCACGGGCGTCATCAAACATATGCGGCCGGTGTGACAGCAAAATCCTGAAACTCTCCGGGTCACTCCCTCTGACGGCTTTTTCGATATCGGCAAAATCACGCCCGACTTCACCGGCATCATCAATGCCAATCATGGTTAATTTCTCTCCGTTGATACGCAGTTCGCGATGTGCATTCTGAAGCATGCTGACAGGTTTATCCGCAAGCGCATCCATCAAGGCATCCGCGGAAGCATAGTGATCATGATTCCCAGGACACCCAAAAACCCCGTAATCTGTCTTCAGCATAGATATGGTATCCCGGATGTTCGGAATTTCGGTAATGTGCGTATCTACAAGATCACCGGTAATGGCAACAAGGTTTGGGTTCAGGCTGTTGATGATTTCATAGATCTCCTGTATCTGTCGTTTGTTCATGAAGATACCTGAGTGAATATCGCTGATATGGACCAGCCTGAGTCCTTCGAGTCCGGTAGGCAGATTCGGAAAATACAGGGTATTCTTGCTGATCACATAGTTCCGGTGCGTTGCCGCGGAGAGACCGGTAGTAAGCAGCAGGGGTGCACCAAAAGCTGCGGCTCCGGCTGTACGGATGAATGACCGCCGGCTTATGCCTGTGGGCTCCGGTGAAGTTACGTTTTCGGATACCGGCACCGGAACCGGTTCAGGCTGCAGCTCCGGTGACTGACCGGCTGCCATTTGAGCTTGTTCAGAACTATTGCCGGGTTTGGTTTTTCCGAAAGCAAATTTGAAGTAATTCATCACATGCTGTATGCCGCGCCCGGCATAAATTAGTGTGCTAAAGACAAACAGCAGGAAGATGATGGCGAAATAAAGTCCGCCGGGATAGACCATAAATTTCTGCAGAAAAGCCGAATCATGCAGATAGGTGTATGCAATAACAAAGCGCGGCCAAAAGAGCAGATTCCCGACAAACAGCACGCCATAACCAATGCGGAGACAGGTTTTCTGTGCCCTTTCGGTTTCAAAACTGTAGGTAAACCAACGCTTGTAAAGCTGAAAAACCACGTACTGCATTCCGCCAAACACGACGAGCATCATGGTATAAAAAACAAAGAAGATGACAAAGTTATCCATCACAGATTAAACCAGAACAGTAAATGACAATCAAAAAGCGAGAATCAAAAAGGGAAACTTAGAATAGCAGACAATACGGATTATTGCGGCCCGGTATCATTAAGCGTACGTGAAATAAAAAACCGGTCTAAAATGAACACAATCATAGATTATGGCATTCCGGGCGGGTTTACAGCAACAGCTAACAGATAAACAATAAAGCAGAATTAAACTACCTGAAAACAAGGGGCGCTACTTCTTATCGTAAATATCTCTTCTATGCCCAATCCGAACAACCAAAATGAGCACTTTATCATCCTGAATTTGGCAGATAATCCGATAATCATTGACCCGGTAGCGCCATAACCCTTTCATCCGCCCTTTAAGAGAACTCCCCATTCTTTGTGGATCGTTGTCAGTTGACAAATTATCACGCATCCATTTCAGAATTCTATCCTGTGTTGCAACGTCTAATTTCCGGAGCTCTTTTCGAGCGCGGTTATCAAACTCAACCCTCCAGGTCATCTCTCCGCTCTAATTGTTCCAAACTCCAGTTTTTGCTTTCGGGTTGCTCAAGGCGACGTTCAGCTACATACAAATCTTCCAGATCATCCAATTTTTCTTCCAGCGCCTGACGGACAAAAGATGATTTGGTACGACCGGTCTGTTTGGCAAGTTTATGAAGCCGCTTTTTTAAAACTGAGTCCAGTCTGATTGTGATTGACATAAAAAAACGTGTTAATATCCTTATAAAGCTGTAGAGTTAAGATATGTTTTTCCTTCGACCGCATGAATTTAAAAAAGCCCGATTTGATGATTTTGTGGACTCAGCTTTGCGGTGAAAATGAGCCGCTTCTTGATAGGTTTTTTTGCCACAGCGTCACTTTCTGACAGTGGAGGTACTAAAGGGCAGAGCTGTAGCTTAAATAAATGACCCGGCTGAACTACTAACCCATAGATTTAAGCGTACATGAAATAAAAAAACCCCGCACAAAATGAACACAATCATAGATTATGGCATTCCGGGCGGGTATGAGAACGGACGGGCTGATTTCTCTTTTCAGCCTGCATACGTCTGGCTTTCGTGACTTACAAAGCGTTGCTGATCTTATCGGTGTAATCCAACTGTTCCCAGGGGAATTCAGCGCGGCCAAAGTGACCGTAAGCCGCAGTGGGCCGGAAAATCGGGCGGTTCAGACCAAAGCGTGTGATGATCCCGGATGGGGTGCAGTCGAATACGCGGCTTACAGCATCAGCAAGCTCAACATCGCTTACCTTGCCTGTACCGTAGGTATTTACAGATATGGAAACCGGATCAACAACCCCGATAGCGTAGGCGAGCTGAACAAGGCAGTTTTCAGCAAGCTCTGCCGCAACAATGTTCTTGGCAATATGACGTGCCGCATAGGCCGCCGACCGGTCCACCTTGGTGGAATCTTTCCCGGAGAAAGCACCGCCACCATGCGCCCCGTGCCCGCCGTAGGTATCCACAATAATTTTGCGGCCGGTCAGGCCGGAATCGCCGTGCGGTCCGCCAATTACAAATTTCCCGGTAGGGTTGATGAACATTTTGGTATCAGCATCGAGCAGATTCCCGGGGATTACTTTTTCAATAAGATTGGCCTTTACTTCGCGGCGAATTTCTTCCTGCGAAATGCCATCATCGTGCTGTGTGGATAACACGATAGCATCGATACGAAGCGGGTTTCCGTTTTCATCGTTTTCGATGGTCACCTGACTCTTGCTGTCCGGTGCCAGCCAGGTCATGATTTTGCCGGCTTTACGAATGGCAGATAATTCCCGCACAAGGTCATGCGCCAGCTGAATGCTCAGCGGCATATAGGTTTCGGTTTCTTTGCAGGCATATCCAAACATCATCCCCTGATCGCCTGCACCAATATCTTTCTTGTCGTTTTTATCCACACCCATTGCGATGTCATCGCTTTGCTGATGTATAGCCGAAATAACCCCGCATGAGTCTGCATCGAACCGGTAACTGCTTTTGGTGTAGCCAATTTCACGAATGGTTTCGCGTACGATTTCCTGCACGTCCACATAGCTGTTGGTTCGTACTTCACCGGCAACTACGGCAAGGCCGGTGGTAACAAGGGTTTCGACTGCGACTCTTGAATCCGGGTCCTTATCCAGCATGGCATCGAGAATGGCATCTGAAATCTGATCTGCAACTTTATCCGGGTGCCCTTCTGAAACAGACTCGGAGGTAAATAGTTTTTTCATGTAAATATGGGAAATAAGTGTAGGATGTTTTCAGAGTAAATAAGGCGCTAAAAATAAGGATTTTAAATTACTCTTGCGGAAACCCTTTAGCAGACCACGGAATTTCGTATTATCAAATTCACTCACCTTAGTCAGACAGAGCACTACCTGACTTTTTGCACCTTCTTCCGCACTTATATGAGCTTTGAACTTGTCCTTGCCAGCGTTTTGATAATCGCTGCCGCATCGCTGTTTTTTCTTTTAATCAGGAAAATTCGCGTACTAACCATTCCGCGCGCTTTTGGCTGCTATCGCGCACTTCGGTGCGAAACAACCCGTGTGAGCCGAAATAAGGCCATGCGGTACCTTGATTACGTGCTGCCAACCAAACGATACTATTGCAAAACCTGCAATCAGTCGTTTACCCGCATTGTTCCCTGAAAAGTACACTATCATCTATTACCGGAACATTTCCGTTTCTGTACTGTACCCCGGCTGCAAGGTACATTGAAAAGGTATGCTTATCAGTTGACTAAAAAACCGCGCATAAAAAAGGCCGTCACTCGCAGATTGAGGACGGCCTTTTTGTGTCAGTATAATTTGACTGAACAGCTTACTTCACAACGGTAAGCTTACGGGTCTGCACCTGATTGCCGGCCTGCAGGCGGTACAGATACACACCACTTGAAAGGTTAGAGGCATCAAAAACAGCTGTATGTGCACCTGCGGACAGGGTCTCATTTACAAGTACAGCAACCCGCTGACCTAACATGTCAAACACTTCAAGCTGCGCATGACCGCTTTGGGGCAGTGCGAAGCTGATGTTTGTTGTCGGGTTGAAAGGGTTGGGGTAATTCTGCATGAGCTGCAGATCACGGGGGACATCAGCGTAGCGCTCTGTGCTTGTTGCAGAGCCATTATCAAACTCGAAGTCATCGAGGAACCAGGTAAAATTATCACCGGCATCGCCAGCACCACCATCGAGATCCATGATAACAACAACACGATCCCAAGGCGCAGTGCGGTCTACACCACTTACATCCCATTCCAATTCTACCCACTGATTGGCCGCTGTGATTGGGGTAAACATATCGGGAGTACCAACATCAGGGAATTGCTTGAGCTCAAACTTGAGCATTGCGTTGATGTCAGCACGTGGCGACCACACTTTCATTCTGAAAACGGCGTCATCAGTGATTTCCATGATTTCATCTGTGTGATAGAAGAACCCTGCCCATGGCTGACCACCTTCGCCAGCACCACCTTTCTTGTATTGTACCACAAACTCTGTGGTGTTAAGTCCGGTTCTGTCCGGATTCTCAATACGCTCGAGGCCTGCCCCTTCAAACGGAAACATGGTAAAGCCTTCCCAGTCTACAACATCCGTATCAACGTTAAATACGAGCGGCAACTCCTGTAACATTCCGGGCTCATCTGGCGGAAGTATTCCCTGAGCGTTAGCCGAAGCAAAAGAAACAGAAGCCATCAACAAGACAGCTACCGCAAGTTTTTGTAAAAAAGTAAATGTTAAACGCATATTCTAATTACCTAATGGGTTTATTGAAAAATATTTTATGCCAAATGTGCTTTTTGTAAGGCAACTTTTTTGCCTATTTGCACGCAAATAATTTCCACAAAAAGACCTTAAAAGGCAACAAGCAGAACACAAATTTTTAGCGTGCATGCGTGCGGTATCTCTTCCATTAAGTCGTGATATACCACCTGCGCAGATGACCTTTTATCAGCACATCATTTCAAAAAAAATTCAGTCATCTTTATTCCCCAAACAAAAAAGCCCTTTCAAAAATGGCTTCCATGACTTCACAACGCAATCTTAAGGCGGGCAATAAGGTTTTTCAGCCACGCACTCCGGAACAGAAAAAAACAGGTGCACCTTTCCGGAAAAAAAATTATTTTTGCACTAATTGTGAAATTATTTCCCACTTTTTTTGAGCAAAAAGAGTGGATTTAATAATCTAATTCGACTATCTTAATTTCATGCATTGCTTTTAAGCATGGGCATATTCCGCGCGCTAAGTCTGTAAAATGTGCCTTTTTTTGATATTTAATTTACAGAACTGGTTCTTCACCTGTCTTTATACGCGGGAAAAAGACTCAGATCGGCTGCAAATATCCCGCAAAAGCTAACGGAAACTTTTTTCCGGATGATTTTCTCAAAAATATGCAAATGGTTTGTTGAGGCGGGTAAACCCCTTGCATGAGAACCAACGCTTACCCATTTCCCGGCTCGAAACTTGAACTCTATGTAAATAAAGTAACGATACCTTTATGGCCAACTTTAAGTTATTCACACTATTAATGCTCTGTTTACTGTGCATACCCGCAATGCTTGTGGGACAAACAGTAACCGGAACCGTTGTCGACGCGGAGAATAATGAACCACTCATCGGGGTGAACATCATTCTTCAGGGTACCGCAACAGGTACAACTACAGATTTCGACGGAAATTTCTCACTCAGTGTCCCCGATCTTGAGGGTACACTTGTTTTCCGCTACATCGGCTATGTAACGCAGGAAATCCCGCTTGAAGGCCGCACCGAACTCACCGTTCGCATGCGCGAAGATACCTTCATGGGCAGCGAGCTTGTGGTCGTTGCCTACGGCATTCAGCAAAGAAGCCTGGTAACTGGTGCCATCTCACGCATTGAATCGGCGCAAATTCAGCAGGCGGCTCCGCTTCGCGTGGAACAGGCGCTGCAGGGCCGCACAGCCGGTGTTCTGGTCATGCAAAACTCAGGTCAGCCCGGCTCCGGTGCTACGGTTCGTATCCGCGGTATTGGTACAACCGGTGATGCCGAACCCCTATATGTGGTAGACGGTATGCCCGTATCAGGCATTGACTTCCTGAACCCCGCCGATATTGCTTCAATCGAAGTTCTCAAGGACGCCTCTGCAACCGCTATTTACGGTGCAAGAGGTGCAAACGGCGTGGTTATGGTAACCACTAATTCCGGCCGCCCGGGTGACATACAGGTATCCTACAACGCATACGTCGGTTTCCAAAACCCCTGGAGAGAAACAGACTTGCTTAATGCGCCGGATTACATGATGATCATGAATGAGAGCTATGCCAACGACGGGCGCAACATCCCCTTCCCGGATATTGATGAGCGTATTGAAGCCATCGGCAACGGCACCAACTGGCAGGAAGAAGTCTTTTACTACAACGCTCCGCTTACCAATCACAGCCTTGCGTTTTCGGGAGGCAGTGAAACTTCAACCTATGTAACGTCCTTTTCCTACCGTCAGCAGGAAGGTATCGTGGCCCGCGGCGCTTCCAACTACGAGCGCTTCACCGCACGTATCAACTCTGACCATACGGCTGGACGTCTTAATTACGGTACCCGCGTAAACTATACCCGCAGAACAAACCGCGGTATCGACCCCAACGAAGAATTCGGCGGCGTGATGGCACGGGTTGCCAATATTGACCCCGTAACCCCTGTTCGCAACGAAGACGGCTCGTTTGCGCAGTCTCCTTTTGCCTCTCAGGAAGTTGTAAACCCCGTTGCAGCTATCGATATCATCAACTCGCGCCAACAGGAAGACCGCCTGGTAGGGGGAGCTTTTGGCCGCTTCAGACTGATGGATAACCTGCACATCCGCTCATCTTTTGATGTGGATCTTGGCTTTATCAACAACCGCGCTTTTACACCCGAGTACGACCTGGGCGGAAACGTATCCAACGCAACAACCATCGCCTTTCAGGAGCAAGTGCGCCTTGTAACCTGGCAGACAAGCCATGTTGTTCAGTATGATAACAGCATAAACCTTCATGACTTCAGCCTCCTTGGTGGTTTTGAGCTGCGCGACAGCCGCAGCGAGTTCCTCGGCGGTACCCGCTCTGATCTCAGCATGCCTTCCTTCCGCCATGCATGGCTCTCAACCGGAACCGATCCGGACAGCCAAACCAACTACGGCGGCCTCGGGCTGGAGTCCATTGCTTCCTATTTCACCCGCGTAAACTACAACTATGACGGACGCTACATCCTCGAAGGGGTGTTCAGAATGGACGGCTCTTCCAAGTTTGGTCCCGATAACCGCTGGGCCGCATTCCCGGCCTTCTCGCTGGGCTGGGTGATCTCCCGTGAAAGCTTCATGTCAGACTTCCAAAACCTGAGCGAACTGCGCCTGCGCGGCGGCTGGGGGCAAAACGGAAGCGACAACATCGGGCAGTTTGGCTTCACCCCCCTCATTACCACACACACCGGCTACGCTTTCGGAATCGACCCCGTTCAGGTCACCGGCGCCTACCCGGGCCGTATTGCCAACACCAACCTGAAGTGGGAAACCTCCGAGCAGGTCAGCGTCGGGCTTGAAGCTTCATTCTATGACTTCAAATACTTCATCAACCTCGACTACTATCAGAAGCAAACCAAAGGCCTGTTGCTTTCGGCTCCCATCCCGGCCTTTATCGGTAACGCCGCGCCCATCGTGAACGGCGGAACCGTGAAAAACACCGGTTTCGAACTCGAAGCGGGTGTACGCGATATCGTAGGCAACCTGAACTACGACCTCACCCTAACGGGAAGCTACAATGTGAACGAGATCACGGCCATCAACAACGAAGAAGGCCGCCTGTTCGGGGCGAATGTTTCGACCTCTATGAACAGCGTTGCCATGGCGCAGGTTGGCTTCCCCATCGCATTCTTCTGGGGCTTTCAGACCGCCGGTATCTTCCAGACCATGGAAGAAATTCAGAACTACGTGAATGCCGAAGGCGAAATGATTCAGCCCAACGCACAGCCCGGTGACCTGATTTTTGTGGATACCAACGGCGACGGACAAATCACGGATGAAGACCGTGTCAAAATCGGAAACCCGTATCCAGATTTCACCCTCGGTTTCAACATCAACCTGGGCTGGAAAAACTGGGACCTCAATATGTTCCTGTACGGTGCCTTTGGCCAGGATATTTACACCGGTGGCACCCGTCGCCATGACCTGAACATGCCCAACTGGAAAGGTTCCGTACTCGACCGCTGGACGCCTGAGAACACCAACACTTCTCACCCGCGCGTCACCATCAACGATCCGAACGGCAATTACGCCCGCCCGTCTGATTTCTTCATCGAAGACGGCTCCTTCGTTCGCCTGCGCAATGCTGCCATCGGGTACACCCTGCCCGTTGAACTGGTGAACCGCATTGGTGCACGCCGCATGCGTCTGTATGCCTCAGCCCAAAACCTGTTTACCATCACCGGCTACTCAGGTCACGACCCGGAAATCGGTTCCCGCGGCGCACTCGATGTAGGTATCGACCGCAACATCTACCCGCAGGCCCGCACCTACATGTTTGGCGTAAACCTTGATTTTTAAACTGATTCATCATGAAAAAATTAATAACCCTCTTTCTCTTTGTTTCACTGCCGCTACTGGCAACCGGCTGTATGGACGGCTTCCTGAGCCACACCCCGCCCGTAGATCGTGTTCAGGATAACTTCTATCAGACCGAGTCTGACGCCGAACAGGCCCTGTTTGCCATTTATGAAACCCTGACCTTCTCCCACGGCCGGGCCAACGATGGCTTTCATCCCTTCGACCTCGTTTCCAACATCCTGTCTGATGACGCCCACGCCGGGGGTTCCGGTACCGGTGATCAGCCCGAATTACTGGAACTGAATGCGCATAATATTTCCGTAAACAACGGCAAGGCCCTCGGCCTCTGGTCTGACCGTTTCACCGGCATTTACCGCGCAAACCTCCTCATTGAAAACATCAATGGGATTGATTTCAGAAATGAAGAAACACGTGCCTATTTCGAAGCTGAAGCCCGTTTTCTGCGTGCGCTGCACTACTTCGATCTGGTCCGCTTCTTCGGCTACGTTCCGCTCTTCACCGAGCCCCTCGTAGCAACCGACATCCGGGTGCAGCAGGCAGATCCGGGCGAAGTCTATGAATTCATCGCAAGTGAACTTGCTGAGCTCATCCCCAACCTGCGCTCCACTATTCCCAACAATGAGCTCGGGCGCGCCTCAACCTGGGCCGGCAAAGCCCTGTTAGGCCGCGTATTCCTGTACCATCGCGACTACGCGGTACCCGTACTGGGCGCAGCTCCGCTTTCGGTTACAGAAGCCGAAGTCCTCGCACATCTCGAAGATGTGATCAACAACAGCGGCCATACCTTGCTCAACAACTTTGCCTCACTTTGGGGTAAAGCGGGCAACAACAACAATGAAGCTCTGTTCTCGGTACAGCACACCACCAACACCTTTGGTGACTGGGGCTTCCTGAACGGCTCCATCGGCAACTGGGCCTCAACCATGAGCGGCCTTCGCGGCGTGGGCTTCCACCCCATTTACGCACAGGGATGGTCCTTTCAGCCGGCAACTTCCGATCTGAGCAACGCTTTCGACCGCGATAACGACAGCCGCTACTTCGTAAGCATTCTCGATCCGGTAGCTGAAAACGTCAATCACGCCGCGGACGAAATGTTTCAGTGGCAGGGTTATGCCTTCAAAAAGTTCTACCCGCGCCGTCCCGACACCCCGTCCTTCAACGTGGAATTCAACTGGCCCTACAACCGTCCGCTTTTCCGCTTCTCTGATGTACTTCTGATGGCCGCGGAGCTTGGCTCGCCCAACGCGCAACAGTACTTCGATCAGGTACGGCAGCGTGCATACGGCGCCAACTTCGTATCCATCCCCGCAACCCGCGAAAACATCATGAACGAGCGCCGCCTCGAGTTTGCCGGCGAAGGTCACCGCTACTGGGATCTCCTCCGCATGGGCCTCGACGTAGCCGCCGAGCGTATCAACGCACAGGCACAGGCCCCTGAAATTTCCATCAATTTCAGAACCGAGCGCCTCGGCTTACTCCCGATTCCGCAGTCAGAAATCAACCTTTCTGACAACACCTTGCAGC
This genomic stretch from Cyclonatronum proteinivorum harbors:
- a CDS encoding TonB-dependent receptor, with the translated sequence MINRYTSLLQFILIALFITPVTLFAQQTGSVSGTVTSGSGETLIGVNIVISGTTVGTATTIEGRYLLENVPAGQVTLVASYVGYKPEERTVTVRSGEETIVNFVLSRQFDMPGITLIGQQPERLARVPGSAAVITERQIAEIAPLSGQEVLRRIPGIHAVEQDGLGLRANIGVRGLDPSVSRSVLVLEDGIPVALAPYGEPEMYYTPSMDRMSGVEVVKGSGSILFGPQTFGGVINFITADPPPVPTASIHLRGGEGGFLTSRLSYGNTVGNTGVQVTYLRRQGDEVGLLDFGIHDLSTKLKLVLSDRSVVGIKLGLYDETSNSTYVGLSQAMFDSGNFDFTHLAPDDLLDIRRYSASVSHDFFLNENVTFRTTAYGYTTTRNWSRQDFDTVFNPDRDYARIVGDPSVEGGALFFRNSTGNRNRQFEVLGIEPRISVNYELGGIRNELDAGMRYLYERAFEQRVNGTINSPQSGLLRDDEIRTGHALSAFLQNRFNLTDAFSVTPGLRVEYFDYNRDIRRLGNEEQTTFRSDDLVAFIPGVGFNYQLREGIALYGGVHRGFGPPRVKDAISALGVSEELDAETSWNFEAGTRAQLIPGLFVELTGFYMNFTNQIIPVAEAAGGTGRPGASLTNGGETEHLGVETTLGLNLQQLFDTSWLIDLNTSATWIQAEFSSDRFVSSGGEQVNVKGNSVPYAPEWMVSSELRLAAPFGVGLTFVGTYIGKQYGDVLNREEGTLDGRGGAIPSYFVLDARASYQIPQLSNASVNVAVKNLLDERYIVSRRPQGIRVGMPRFFTAGIDLSF
- the hemG gene encoding protoporphyrinogen oxidase, translated to MQLRCNTLIAGAGISGLTAAFYITQKDPETFVLFDGNKPGGAISTLHRDGWTLETGPNTIVLTNTYLNKLIADLNLEPELLTADRVAGNRFIVRNKTLIPLPGGPGAFLKTPLFSTKAKLRLFAEPFIKRGTNPDESLANFVRRRLGEEFLTYAINPFVAGVYAGNPENLSARLAFPMLTVLEQKYGSLIKGQFRIKPEDRKPGDLPRAKAPMVTFKQGNQTLTDRMAAALGDRLKPQSRITRITKHVGTDARFEIETQSGNLYRCQQLLLTLPLHALRNVSWEGFGNENPAKLLPEVTHPPLNVVHLGFRREAVRHPLDGFGMLIPEAENMQILGCLFNSSLFPDRTPDDKQFVLLTCFIGGSRNPDFAMESEADVYRRVLEDISQLLGTRGEPALKHLTRWPKAIPQYSTSYQQVYEALERMEQKHSGLHFLGNFRNGIAVPDCVRNAMRFAENFTPATTT
- a CDS encoding metallophosphoesterase — protein: MDNFVIFFVFYTMMLVVFGGMQYVVFQLYKRWFTYSFETERAQKTCLRIGYGVLFVGNLLFWPRFVIAYTYLHDSAFLQKFMVYPGGLYFAIIFLLFVFSTLIYAGRGIQHVMNYFKFAFGKTKPGNSSEQAQMAAGQSPELQPEPVPVPVSENVTSPEPTGISRRSFIRTAGAAAFGAPLLLTTGLSAATHRNYVISKNTLYFPNLPTGLEGLRLVHISDIHSGIFMNKRQIQEIYEIINSLNPNLVAITGDLVDTHITEIPNIRDTISMLKTDYGVFGCPGNHDHYASADALMDALADKPVSMLQNAHRELRINGEKLTMIGIDDAGEVGRDFADIEKAVRGSDPESFRILLSHRPHMFDDARAKDISLTLAGHTHGGQIGFNIAGLELYPIDWFHPYSRGHYTKEDRHLYVNVGVGLVGAPIRLVRPEITELTFTSNPALAGSVVMNA
- a CDS encoding type II toxin-antitoxin system RelE family toxin, which translates into the protein MTWRVEFDNRARKELRKLDVATQDRILKWMRDNLSTDNDPQRMGSSLKGRMKGLWRYRVNDYRIICQIQDDKVLILVVRIGHRRDIYDKK
- the relB gene encoding type II toxin-antitoxin system RelB family antitoxin, which produces MSITIRLDSVLKKRLHKLAKQTGRTKSSFVRQALEEKLDDLEDLYVAERRLEQPESKNWSLEQLERRDDLEG